Proteins found in one Triticum aestivum cultivar Chinese Spring chromosome 4D, IWGSC CS RefSeq v2.1, whole genome shotgun sequence genomic segment:
- the LOC123097788 gene encoding protein YIPF5 homolog produces MAKEPPFSLPPVVFNPSTPAHRRHPIPGPGASPPPAFAPPRPSTSSAANPLPFMSFDIPAQSNSTPPIFTGPIGGSSASFEDEPPLLEELGINTRQIWRKTLSILHPLRSADPSLHADADLSGPFLFLLSFGLFQLLAGKFHFGIVLGWVTVASLFLYFVFSMLSGGRRGDLDLYRCVSLVGYCMLPMVIFSAVSLFLPRGGGLIFGMGMGFVLWSTRVCTRLLAELASSGDEHRGLIAYACWLVYMLFSLLVIF; encoded by the coding sequence ATGGCGAAGGAGCCCCCCTTCTCCCTGCCCCCGGTGGTCTTCAACCCCTCCACACCGGCCCACCGCCGCCACCCTATccccggccccggcgcctccccgccACCTGCCTTCGCGCCTCCCCgcccctccacctcctccgccgccaACCCCCTGCCCTTCATGTCCTTCGACATACCCGCTCAGTCCAACTCCACGCCGCCCATCTTCACCGGGCCCATCGGCGGCTCCAGCGCCTCCTTCGAAGACGAGCCGCCGCTCCTCGAGGAGCTCGGCATCAACACGCGTCAGATCTGGCGGAAGACGCTCTCCATCCTCCACCCGCTCCGCTCCGCCGACCCGTCCCTCCACGCCGACGCCGATCTCTCCGGCCCCTTCCTGTTCCTCCTATCCTTCGGCCTCTTCCAGCTCCTGGCTGGGAAGTTCCACTTCGGGATCGTCCTCGGGTGGGTCACCGTCGCCTCCCTCTTCCTCTACTTCGTCTTTTCCATGCTCTCGGGCGGACGCCGTGGCGACCTTGACCTCTACAGGTGCGTCAGCCTGGTCGGATACTGCATGCTCCCCATGGTCATCTTCTCTGCCGTTTCCCTCTTCCTGCCACGGGGCGGTGGGCTCATCTTCGGGATGGGCATGGGATTCGTGCTGTGGTCTACCAGGGTCTGCACCAGGTTACTAGCAGAGCTTGCTTCCAGCGGCGATGAGCATAGGGGACTCATTGCCTACGCGTGCTGGCTCGTCTACATGCTCTTCTCTCTGCTCGTCATCTTTTGA
- the LOC123100000 gene encoding uncharacterized protein, which translates to MTATLSRRHTKIEQPSADSPDKTSSAGPSGNVPEDRAAPSSSPRRHEEEEEEVIPALPRKRCEDPRSLRLRLLNLIRTFYLEALSRLPAARLWSTHARGVLVAGHCYGPLSPVDSILVNAIWYDTAFPRRPTGDFHFGDVLEISPECIARIAHRSLEGLIACLLHLCPSLSRDDALLHLHLSKADLSRAIASASDSVSAPTQAAFLKAAEAAHHPMPHALALFVSSVLPKVERDARMLLCVNRALTAPELDRLSDMLVPSPLPEDLYPPPPLVTSWVAAVIKSRIEGCKYSQETSRQLVEAALSKYAQQTGQHYELHLVCGINLFIQSEAFWHINFLARPKDAAGELPIYFFAEATVAMGEDDEFQEEDIVLCCPIKPAGIGGCGACTAQYKKLNHPIDKEHHGGLDDYDEEIGNGDDHWDYKFPQLVDFIMFDAEKDCATVRHIEKRFPPRPDGDESAENLWITEM; encoded by the exons ATGACCGCCACTCTGAGCCGCCGCCACACCAAGATCGAGCAGCCCTCCGCCGATTCGCCTGACAAGACCTCCTCAGCCGGCCCATCTGGTAATGTACCAGAGGACCGTGccgccccttcctcttctcccaggcgccacgaggaggaggaggaggaggtgatccCCGCCCTGCCGCGGAAGCGCTGCGAAGATCCGCGCTCTCTGAGGCTCAGGCTGCTGAACCTCATCCGTACCTTCTACCTGGAGGCGCTCTCCCGCCTGCCCGCCGCCCGACTCTGGAGCACGCACGCCCGCGgcgtcctcgtcgccggccactGCTACGGGCCCCTCTCGCCCGTCGACAGCATCCTCGTCAACGCCATCTGGTACGACACAGCCtttccccgccgccccaccggcgaCTTTCACTTCGGCGATGTGCTCGAGATCAGTCCCGAATGCATCGCCCGCATCGCTCACCGCTCCCTGGAGGGCCTCATCGCCTGCCTCCTTCACCTCTGCCCCTCCCTCTCGCGCGACGACGCGCTCTTGCACCTCCACCTCTCCAAGGCCGACCTCTCCCGAGCCATCGCCTCTGCCTCCGATTCCGTCTCGGCGCCCACCCAAGCCGCCTTTCTCAAGGCCGCCGAGGCGGCGCACCACCCCATGCCACACGCTTTGGCGCTCTTCGTCTCCTCGGTACTTCCCAAGGTTGAGCGTGATGCGAGAATGCTTCTCTGCGTCAACCGGGCGCTCACCGCCCCTGAGCTCGACCGCCTCTCTGACATGCTGGTGCCCTCCCCGCTTCCGGAGGACCTCTATCCTCCTCCCCCACTGGTGACGTCCTGGGTGGCCGCCGTAATCAAGTCGCGCATCGAAGGCTGCAAATATTCCCAGGAAACCTCACGCCAGCTGGTTGAGGCTGCATTGTCCAAATATGCTCAGCAAACAGGCCAACATTACGAGCTCCATTTAGTCTGTGGCATAAATTTGTTCATCCAATCCGAAGCCTTTTGGCACATCAACTTCTTGGCACGGCCAAAGGACGCTGCTGGTGAACTGCCCATTTACTTCTTCGCCGAAGCAACGGTTGCAATGGGCGAGGACGACGAATTCCAAGAGGAGGATATCGTCTTGTGCTGCCCAATCAAACCGGCTGGAATTG GTGGGTGTGGAGCTTGTACTGCCCAATATAAAAAGCTCAACCACCCTATTGACAAAGAACACCATGGGGGATTGGATGACTATGACGAAGAGATTGGGAATGGAGATGATCACTGGGATTATAAATTTCCTCAGCTTGTAGACTTCATCATGTTTGATGCTGAGAAGGACTGTGCAACTGTACGTCATATAGAGAAGCGCTTTCCTCCTAGGCCCGACGGGGATGAAAGCGCCGAGAATTTATGGATCACTGAAATGTGA